A genomic stretch from Mya arenaria isolate MELC-2E11 chromosome 10, ASM2691426v1 includes:
- the LOC128205246 gene encoding uncharacterized protein LOC128205246, producing MENSLASWLEAIFIPAITGFGLIGNTLTFIMLTRKPPRPRWIAPIMRYRASRPQPPSSPLDNPPFTESDTQSSSSQRPSTKQGHSSSVFNISSSPSRNASPPAQLTASSSDKNHSPASQPSSSTPKDATYLPPLTTRFLLKALAIVDSLILLWPCFIQWTVRLSSGSSIFDRSDAFCKIGTFFNYFLLQLSPWLLVLVTIDRVYNIAFPTFSLKTPLTQTHVKRLFIVTILILALLNSYMLFGLNLRLEKEMSNTSYENATNASSSQSDWECYPKDSFKYFVISVWSWIDFAVAFGLPFVIIVLGNVLVLRQMRSSEKFRSRNARGGNMTLPGAAENWAKVSALLGVTFIVLLMPYVVYQIGGSYWFKSHPGQEIEQTFDTLIVLFRLLLYTNSAINFVLYMLLGSPKLRQQFVRPLHDCKKMICKCFSSNE from the coding sequence ATGGAAAACTCACTGGCATCGTGGTTGGAGGCTATATTTATTCCTGCCATCACAGGATTTGGCCTGATTGGGAATACACTCACTTTCATTATGCTTACTCGCAAGCCTCCGCGCCCCAGATGGATAGCCCCTATTATGCGTTATAGGGCATCGAGACCGCAACCTCCGAGTTCTCCACTGGATAATCCTCCTTTTACTGAATCGGATACTCAGTCCTCTTCATCGCAGCGTCCATCAACCAAACAGGGACATTCGTCTTCCGTATTTAATATATCGTCTTCTCCATCGCGGAATGCTTCGCCTCCTGCACAATTAACAGCTTCATCCAGCGACAAAAATCATTCGCCCGCCTCCCAACCGTCGTCCTCAACACCAAAAGATGCTACATATCTTCCACCATTGACAACTCGTTTTCTTCTTAAGGCCCTTGCCATTGTTGACTCTTTAATTCTTCTTTGGCCGTGCTTTATCCAATGGACTGTACGCTTAAGCAGTGGTTCAAGTATTTTCGATCGATCGGATGCATTCTGCAAAATAGGAACATTCTTCAATTATTTTCTCTTGCAGCTGTCTCCATGGTTGCTAGTTCTTGTGACAATAGACCGTGTTTATAATATAGCGTTTCCAACATTTAGTCTGAAAACCCCGTTAACACAAACACATGTGAAACGTTTGTTTATAGTGACTATATTGATTTTGGCCCTGCTTAATTCATACATGTTGTTTGGTCTCAATCTGCGATTAGAAAAAGAAATGAGCAATACATCATATGAAAATGCAACGAATGCATCCAGCTCACAGTCAGACTGGGAGTGTTATCCAAAGgacagttttaaatatttcgtGATAAGTGTTTGGAGTTGGATAGATTTCGCAGTTGCATTTGGATTACCCTTTGTCATCATAGTACTTGGAAACGTACTTGTTCTCAGGCAAATGAGGTCAAGTGAAAAGTTTAGGTCAAGAAATGCTCGTGGCGGAAATATGACCCTTCCAGGAGCGGCTGAAAATTGGGCAAAAGTGAGTGCTCTTCTTGGAGTTACGTTCATTGTCCTTCTCATGCCGTATGTCGTATACCAAATCGGTGGATCGTACTGGTTCAAAAGTCATCCCGGCCAGGAAATAGAACAAACGTTTGACACTTTAATAGTGTTGTTTCGTCTGCTCCTCTACACAAACAGTGccatcaattttgttttgtacatgCTTTTGGGTTCACCAAAACTTCGACAACAGTTCGTTAGACCGCTTCAcgattgtaaaaaaatgatttgcaaatgtttttcaagtaatgaataa